A window from Halomicrobium urmianum encodes these proteins:
- a CDS encoding DUF7535 family protein: protein MSAASEDDSVLRTVTPLSDEHLDSQMGAFGYIMAGLLVVILLPLLPVAVLIWIVSRVLG from the coding sequence ATGTCAGCCGCGTCTGAGGACGACTCCGTACTCCGGACGGTCACGCCGCTCAGTGACGAGCATCTGGACAGCCAGATGGGTGCGTTCGGCTACATCATGGCCGGACTGCTGGTCGTCATCCTGCTGCCCCTGCTACCCGTCGCCGTCCTGATCTGGATCGTCTCGCGCGTGCTGGGCTAG
- a CDS encoding S26 family signal peptidase, which translates to MSDRHRRGAWRRRRRDGDWRSAVGRVTAALLVVLAAAGLAMPVTPISYVDSGSMAPALSPGDGFLAVPAAVAGPPKIGDVVVYRSEGLDPGGLVVHRIVDRTPDGYVTRGDANPVTDQRAGEPPVERERILAHAVAIDGDVTVLPGFGRAADRLDWPQPALDGPGDVSATVHESAGKELRGAPCVRRL; encoded by the coding sequence GTGAGCGACCGACACCGTCGCGGGGCGTGGCGTCGGCGGCGTCGAGATGGCGACTGGCGGTCCGCCGTCGGGCGCGTCACGGCCGCCCTGCTGGTCGTCCTCGCTGCGGCCGGGCTGGCGATGCCGGTGACGCCGATCAGCTACGTCGACAGCGGGAGCATGGCGCCCGCGCTGTCGCCGGGCGACGGGTTCCTGGCGGTCCCCGCGGCCGTCGCCGGTCCCCCGAAGATCGGCGACGTCGTCGTCTACCGCTCCGAGGGCCTCGACCCCGGCGGCCTGGTGGTCCACCGGATCGTCGACCGGACGCCCGACGGATACGTCACGCGTGGGGACGCCAATCCGGTGACGGACCAGCGAGCCGGCGAGCCGCCGGTCGAGCGCGAGCGGATCCTCGCTCACGCTGTCGCGATCGACGGTGACGTGACGGTCCTGCCCGGTTTCGGGCGCGCGGCCGACCGTCTGGACTGGCCGCAGCCGGCGCTCGACGGCCCGGGGGACGTCAGCGCAACGGTCCACGAGTCCGCGGGCAAAGAGCTAAGGGGAGCGCCGTGCGTTCGACGGCTATGA
- a CDS encoding cupin domain-containing protein — MGYRIVPVDEIDPTPDRPSVQRAISDVAGLDNVAVNLYEPEPGEPIPLAYHYHDEQEELFYVLAGRLVVETPEGDLEATRGEVIVVEPENPQYARNPEDASETAKVLAIGAPSVDDVHAYEE, encoded by the coding sequence ATGGGATATCGTATCGTGCCGGTCGACGAGATCGATCCGACGCCCGACCGGCCGTCTGTCCAGCGGGCGATCAGCGACGTCGCGGGACTGGACAACGTCGCCGTCAACCTCTACGAGCCCGAACCGGGCGAGCCGATACCGCTGGCCTACCACTACCACGACGAGCAGGAGGAACTGTTCTACGTTCTGGCGGGACGCCTGGTCGTCGAGACGCCGGAGGGCGATCTGGAGGCGACCCGGGGCGAAGTGATCGTGGTCGAACCGGAGAACCCCCAGTACGCCAGGAACCCCGAAGACGCGTCGGAGACGGCGAAGGTCCTGGCGATCGGCGCGCCGAGCGTCGACGACGTCCACGCCTACGAGGAGTGA